The genomic window TTTGGTCAGTATCTGCTTAAGCATGGCAGCTGATCCTGCTGAACTCCCAGTGGACAACAACCTTTGGCATATGGATACAGAGATTTCTGACTCTGCACCAGTGTTGGGCAGGTTAtttgaaaattgtaattaattactGATTACACATTATTCATTgtaaagtaattacattacctTACTCattactcagcagcaaaagtaacacattacattaacacattatattacTCGTTTTTACTTTACACtgccttatttatttatttaacagccaTTTTATTAGGAatacctgtgcaatctaatgcaatccaatacaacagctctgccataaattctacttttattaaGCTAAGTTTTTGTtagacattgtcagaaaggtgataattctactttatgtttattattgaggttgtagtgggtggtgtggtgtactggagtgcattatattgaaatgtgtttctaatattttgccaTTCtcatatatatgttatattcatatatgttaatggagtggacaaaatattaggaacacttttcaatataattatattatttatttattctaccCATGTCTAGAATTTCATTTGGCCAAAGAGGTAATAATCTATAGTATCACCGTTAAAGGTGCGCTGTGGAGTTtactttcagtgtttctcaccaaaacacttGCACACGTGTGATAGATAAAAACACTGCTCCATATTGCTActagtagtaaaaaaaaaaaaactccacagggttcCTTTAAGGAGAATGAGATTTATTCATCTGTAGCAGCTCGACTTTATGACTTACAGTAGCCTGGTATGACAGGTGAGgatttatatatctatatataaaacCCTGCACTGTTCCAGGAGGGTTTACTGACAGTTAAACCCTTCACAAAGTGTTACAGAAATTACTCATATATCTACAGACACTACTTATCTTGCACAGAGTGCTTCAAGTAATATACACAAGGCATTATGTCAAGCCATTTTTTAACCTCCACTAAACAGTAAATGGTTTCAGGTTCACATTCCAAAAGACAACCGTCTATCCCAAAGGTGTTTCAATCAATACTGTAAATGAGGAGATGACACAGGGTGAAACAGTTTTTGacaatctacagtatatgtcactatatatacagtatatgtcagtATATGTACAGGTGATTCATTTAAATGACTGGTACTGTCTTGAGCGCAGCAAATCAAagccttttttaaattaaacttctACTAACAATAGCATCAATCACATCTAAAGATTTGCAATCACTAGCTGCTGGTAAGATAAGCATGTCTGCACCTGACCCTTACGTTTGAATTTTTGATTTGATCTGTATCTGACATGACTTGGCATGACATGGCCTATGAAGAATATGAAGATCATGAAACTTCCTTCTGAGAGCTTgcattgttttcatcatttcttaGTATCCAGTTTTTAAGCAACATTGGTAACAAATCTAAACCCAGTAATGTGGCAcaacctgcatttttttttaccagtttcACAAGAATGTGTCACTGACAACTGACAGTGTTGACATAAGGTTTTTACACTGTGCTAGGGAAAacgaaaacatttttataagtCATGAAAATGTCCATAGTCAGAGGAGTAAAGTCAAAAGGTCAGGTTACTGTACTGTAACAGCTGCAGGTACTTAGGCTGTCCTATATAACACCTCAGGTACTTAATTTTAGTCTTACCAAATATTTTACACATGCTCCCATGTGAACCGTCAGTCACTACATACAGCTGTTCCATAAGATCCATGGTGAACTTTAAGATATAGGTTGCATACAATTGTCAGCGATATATTTGAAAAGAAAGCCTAAATCCTGTCCACAGAATGACTTTTGAGGCCATATGTTTTGATGAAACTGTTCAAATTAAGCAATAAAGCAAGCAGTATTGCGAGCAGTAAATATGGAATTATACTTCAGAAGAAAGTTCAGAACTAAAATAAGTTCAAAGgtgaacatgaacatgtgcAGTGTATAGCAGTGCTTAGTACTATATACTATAGTATTGCTTAGATGGTGGACAGGGTCCTTCTGTGCTAACAAGTAGCTTTTCAacaacaagactaggtcaaaacctagtatatggctggactgtgtatggtcagtgtgtgtaattgtggtcaatttgttacagggatagtaagtggtagtgtctataatatgaattcctggatattaaatgttcatctgcaattttctgtagtgtaCTGAAGTAGTATATCACATGACACTGTTAAGCAACCTTTTTGTTAAGCAATTgttaagttattttattttatttttatttttattataaatatgctaattatctgttaactctgctgctctttcatctgtttctatctgcagaTGTCTGTAAAGatatggtctcatccatatgtttacataggattagcatgctaggctagcAGGCCGTcagctgtgtgtttcagagcacacaaatacagtaaacatcTGTCACCTGCAAGCACGGTGCTGTTAAATTGGAAATACCACAGCTACATcttattttatacagtctatgggctacacacagcatggCTCAGCTATGCTAATGATGCTAGCCATGCAAACTAGCTGCTATCTAGTtgtgcaggctggtaaaatggatctattgtgtctctttgtatctgcaggttggtgctcctgtcagtgccAGAGCCTCCTGTGAGATGCTTCAGtgggtaaatgtgtgtttttaaaacttattttggggCCCCGCTGTGAGCACCTCTGAGAACGTAATTGAAACTGTTCATgtcaattcattttgaaagagcaatggccaatggggaaactccatcACTGGGCCGGCTGACCAAtgatgtaacttcatcactcagtgagtcagtgagtcagtcagtcagtgactgACATTCAGAGTTATAGGGCTGGTGTGTggccggtccagccaaaaatgtaCTAATTTGGTTTCACGCAAAGTCTAAGCAGGTGCTGTCGACCTTCTACGACCCCTTCGCGGAGGAAAGGCTTTCCAGCTGCACCTTGATTTTCACCACATGGTATTACTCCTGCATACCAAACTAGATGATATATCTAGAAGGTTGTGCCCAGCCAATTTTCAGCTTCATCTGTAAGGCGTTACTGCGGAAAAGGCCCTATCAGGACTCAGTGTCTTTGATCTCATCACACTAAGGTTTGCTGTTGGTCAGATGGTATAAGCTGCATGGGTTTGTAAAAAGTGAATCAGCACTATAGCATGCTTCCTACGCCATAAACTTGTTTAAATGGCTTCAAAAAGTGAGTGGCATTTaacttcaacatttttcaaatgaagTTCTGCATCTGCTTGTAGaagcagaaaacagctgctgcactgctctctGCAGGCTGAAAACTTTAACTCTGCTCTTGTGGCCACACCTCAAGGGACACTTTGTAATCAAAGGACTGATAAAGAAGAACTGAAGATCAAAGAGCTGACCTGATATCAACTCAACCCCCTACTCCAACTTTCTCACACCTTCCTAAATTGAGACTGGCTGAAAGGTGTGTTTACATACTCTATGAGAATCCAATTAAACTAGAGCCACCCTGAGACCTCTTGTTTGGAGTCAACAAGGAGCAGGTAAAACTGTCTACTAATCTGCTTGATACTGTAGACAGGCATCAGCTGGCATCTTCTAATGCAGGTGaatagtttttgttgttgtctttttttgtacCAGGTCAATAAGAAATTGAAAGAGAATTGAAGTTTCCAACCCGTGGCAAGTCCagtgcaatatttttttttttgtgcagctgattaaaaaaaaaaaaaaaaagtatgtgcAAAACAATGTTGGATGGTTAAATAACAGGAAAATAGTGGTCTTGGCCACTCAAACCCGCCTGAGAGGTGTTGGCTTTGGTATAATAGCATGTTAAGCTGCCGTTTCATTGCCTAGGGTTAATCAAAACATCTTAGATGGCCAAGAAGTAGgacccctcccacacacacacacacacacacacacacacacacacacacacacacacacacacacacacacacacacacaccgtcctgtTAGCCACTGTCAGAAATCCTCAGAGGAATTAAAATACctgagagctgcagagtctAGATTACATCAAATCTGTACTGTTCTTGAAGTCAAGGGAAATACTGAGCCTAGTTTAAGTTTCTCTGAAACCCTTATCACAGCTTAAAAAATGAAGAGTATTCCTTTAATGCAGAGTTTAAGACTTCTTTTCCACATAAGTCACATATTAGGACCTTCTGTGGTATACCTGTACTAATGTGATGATGACTTTCCAGCACATAAGTGTTTCAAATAAGACTTCATATGAAGGGTCTCAATTGCAAagtctgattaaaaaaaaacaggacaacaGCAAACCACTGCCAGATCATGACACAACACCGCCTGCACAGAtagttttaagaaaaataactgTGGTAAATTTTGAAATGGTACTAATGTGATTGTATAAGTAACACAATAGGAGTTCTAGAATACCATGATGATGTCACTATAAAGCCTGGAACGAAGAttacgatattgtaaccctagttctataagcacaggcggCATCCTCTACTGGCCTCTAcgggtaatactctcctccaagAACGTGCAAACAatcgcccactgaaatttgcatgtacgtagccagccaatcaggacgCACCTACTGATTatgtgtgtctcacacagtataAAAAGAGGCGTCTTGCTGTAGCTCTCATCCCGAAACCACTTAAGCAGACGGCATAGGAGTGGCAGGGTCCATAGGTAGACTCTATGGGTACAGTAGGCAGAGCCCGATGAATGTTTGCCCTGCTgcaacatgtcatcagactgcTTCACTGAGCCCTACCGGCTATAGGTTAGTCGCCGTGGGCCTCCAACCACTTTATAATCCCAGCCACTAAAACGGAGCAGTAGTGGGCCCAATCCAGCCCagttaacatgaacatgaaccaGGTGTAACCAGTACAGCTCTGCCCTGCCTGTGCGCTCTCCTCCTCACCGTGGCACTGCAGCGATGCACCTCGTCTCCTCTTTGGCTCAAAGAAGGCGCAAATGGCAGATGATGGCTCAGCTGTGCCTTCTCCTCTTCCAGCCTCTTGAAGCGCTGAGTTACAGAAGAAATGGACCTGAAAAGCCTGTCAGAGCCATGGGAGCTCCCAGAAggtcctctctgtctttcctctgtAGGGCAGTGAGTCCCAGTCACACGTGATGTGAGCCCACTGTGGCAAGTGACATCACCTGCCTTGTGGCAGTAACAACACCCAGAATCAGGTTATTAATGGAATGGTGCAGCCCAGAAAATCTACCAAATCATGTATTAGCCACAGCGATGCCCAACACTCCTAGATCGTTAGCTGCCGCGGCCAGCTGCACGGCCAGCCAGAatattatttcaaaatattcCAGCGTGTCCCTATCCCGCATCAGTGGAGGCTGTGGCTTCTTGCAAGCCACTCAGCCAGCTGGGTGAGGAATCAGGAGGGCTGCAAAAGCCTCTTCCTGGGAACGCACACCAGGACAGCCTGTCTCTGTGTGGCCCTGCACTCTCAAGAAGGAAACCAGTCCCGCCACTGGTGACTTTGTTGTCAGTGGCTCCTTCCAGGACGCTTAGACACACTGCAAAATGACTGGGAGAGGAGGTGAAACAAAGGCAGGTTGAGCCGGATGAGCCAGGCTGTAAAAGCCTTCACGACGTCGGCTGACTGGTTTGGGcgggatgggggggggggggggggggggggcagaaagAGCCCTACATGCTCCGCCACCATGGCCACAGCCTTCAGGAAATCGTGGCAAACTGAAGTCGGTGGTGGATTTCTGAAAGTCAGCGATGTTGCATACACAGACCAGAGGTTGTCGTCACCAACCATCAGTGAAGTCACTCGGAGAGTCTCAGCCGAGGCgtctggcagcagcagcggagGGCCAGATGAAGCGGTGAACTCATTTTCGTCATGGAGATCAATCTCGAACTCCGGTTCGCTCTTGTCGCAGTGGAGTGAGACATCATACAGCCAAAAATGGTCCCACTGTTGCTGGCAGAAACGAGCTTAGAGTGACTTAGGCGACTCCATCCGTGGAGAAATAAGATCAATGAGCTGACTTTGTCGTCGCTGAAGTTAGAAGGATGAGAACTACGGCAAGACCCTGCATTTtatactgtgtgagacacacatAATCGGTAGGTGtgtcctgattggctggctacGTACATGCAAATTATAGTGGATGATTGCGTGCGTGTGATtggagagtattacccataaAGTCCAGCTGAGggcggagcctgtgtgagataaaACAGCGCACACACACTATAAGTGTAAGGAGCATCATAGTAATGTTATAGTACGGCAGCCATGTTGAATCCACTAAAACACTGAGGTAAACTGAAGATGATTGGAAAATGACTCTTACTCTGGTGTGTTGATCCAGATGATGTCCAGGTGGCAGTAATACACACACTCCTTGTCTTTGTAAGTGTAACACGTGCATCTCTTCACACGCCTCCGGGCCCCTGGCGGGTCACATGTAGAGCAGGGCTTCACCTCACTCTCAGAAGCACCGCCGCCAAGGTCATCCATACCACCGGGCAGGAGCGTGCTAAGCTTGACCGCTTCCATCTCCAGCCTCTGGCTCACATCTTTGCTAGATGAGAAACCTGCAGGATCACAGCAATTTGAGAAGCGTTTGAGAACTTCCTTTCATATCCTTGGCCTTAAATAGCGCCACCAAATGTAAACTTGCTCGTCCTATAATATTCCCATAGGGACATGGGACATGCTGtatagtgtgtctgtgtatgccAAGTTCATACCATACCATACTTGATGATATTTTTACCTCTTTCTCTGTATTACTATAATAGTCCCTATACGTAATATTGCTGGATGAAGAACCTGCAGGATCACAGCAATTTGAGAAGCGTTTGAAAACTTCCTTTCATATCTTGGGCCTGAAATAGCATTACTGAATGTAAACTTGCCAGGTCTAGACCCCTGTGGGGACATATAGTCAGTGTGTGATTTGCCGGCAGGGGATGGTGGGgagttcccccccccccctctggtCTATATATCCCTGCCTCTGCTGAGTTATTTTTGTGGGGACAAAAATGTATCCCTCTAATCgtgatttatgctgcttcacccatagaccatataaaatatctaaaataaaaataggctatTTCAAAAAACTAAGTAAAGTTTTACAATATGAGAACAGTCATTAGcgtaaacaacaataaaatcagaaatggactTTCACTGTCAGCGCTCATGTGACAATAGAGATGACACAGTGTCTAGGCAACGTCATGACGCAGTAAATGGACCAGGGGTCACCTCCTTCCCTGCTCACAGATTTGCAGAGATGTGGGTAAAAGAGGGGCGACACACCGCGGATGACCCCTCCACAGGAAAGCATAAAAAGAAGGCAGAAGTCAGTCATCAAGGCAGACTGTTTTCATAGTCTAACAAGTAGGCATATACTGaagccattttattttatgatgaaaGCACATTGTGCTATtgcatgttgtgattattttctattcagtaCTGAAGTTTGCTGTGCGCTGCACTTAGATCTGAATTAAACAATGACTTACAAGGATGACATTAAGTGTATTGGCACATCTGGCCGAGTGGCGCTATCCACAGTACTGAAAGGAGTGTTGGGTTGCGGGATTTATTTCTAGCATgttaaattagctttttttttttgttgtacagtatatgatCATATCTCCTGAGAACTTGATATCACATCCCTAAGAGTGAAAATATCGCACTACttgatgaatttttttttttttttttaaatgggttAAAATATTCCTGCAAATGCAGTGGTCAAGATCAAGTTATAAAAGTTCATAATTATcttataaatgttactgtaacacCTGCAAGAAATAGCCTAATAGACTTCATAATCTATATATGACCACTgtggttctgatttattttcatgaataaaaacgtTTGAAAAACATCCCCCCTCTGACTTTTCCACAAATTGCACCCTACATATAGTGTGTCTGTGAAGTCAGTGGGTTCAGATGACCATCCCATGCGTTATGATATTTACATATGGAGGTGTAGGTGGCGCAGAGGAATAGGAGATCTAAACCAGCCTACGCGACCTGCATCGCCTTTTCCAGTAATGACAAAATCTTCATTATAATGAGATTATTTcacataaattatttttgttgttgctgtttaaaTTAAGATTATAAGAGGAAATCAATGACTATGACATCAACATTGGCTGCAGTTTTCCTACAAGCAGAGTGCTGTTTTGATTAGTTGGCATTTAATTATCTGATGACACTTTCAATTatggattaattgtttaaagTCATTTAACCAGTGAAGTCCCCAAACATTTGTGGGTCACAGCCTCTccaatgtgatgatttgctcATATTATCTAATTATTGTAAACTGGTTACCTGTGGGTTTCTGATCTACTCCAAGACATCACTTTTGGCTCTGGTTACCTGAGATGGGCGTTTGTCATTACTTTTACATTGTCTGGActgaatgattaatcaattatgaggaaaaaacaatGGCTTGATCAAtgcataataaaaaataaaagtcaattaCTGCCCTAATTCTGACTTCCAAAATAATTTCACAATTTTACTGTAGTGTGGATTTTATATTGTGTctgtaaaatgataaagaaTGAATTGACCTTATAGcacttatcatttcagctccTAAGGCATTATTATTTGCACTGTATCCTCCTGAGTTGTATTATAGATttgcaactgtgttttttttaaattgcacaCAGTGAACTTATAGATAACAGGCTAAGTGCATGTGTTAATCCATCTGTTTGGCTTCTCCGTCACTAATTTGCCAATCACTTGTAGAGTATTTTAGCCATCATTATGCACAACAACTGATCTCTGTGCACactatttctgctgtaaagccCTACAATAAGAAGACCACCCACTGATCTAACAGTAGCCTATTACTCACCGTTTGCCAAAGATGCTGTCACCACGATGAGAAACAAAACTCCCACATCAACCGATGACACACTAGCCAtcacacattaaacattaaaaaataaaattaaaaatttggggaaaaaagaaaaaaaaaagttgaaatgtgaaaatagGAGGATAACACCTTCCAAAAGTCCAAAGCGTCCGTCTGCGTTTGTGAAGTTAGAGATCCTGATAAAATATCATATATCTTATTTTACAAATAGCTGCTGACAGCCTGTACAGCAGCGCTGCTGAGACTCTGCGTTTGCTTCCCTCAGTCAGACTCTGGTTTATTATGAGCTGACAGCTCAGCGACAAGCTTACTGCAGTATCACGCATGCTTCCTGGTgtgcctttcaaaataaaagctttccAGTCAAACTCCAATGGGAAACTTGAGACACCTGGGAGGACCTGTCCCAGTCTGCTTCTGGCTGCTAACTACTGGTTCACTGGAGCAGTTGGAGGATCACTGCGTGTAGTGCTGAATGAGTTGTGCCACTGGCACTGCTACATTGCCAAAATGGAATGTTTTCGTTGATTTAATGAGAAGTCTTGTTCTGAAATCTTGCGAGAGTTGACTTGTTGAAATCAGCGAAATATTCAGCCATgtctttgaaaatcttttagataacactaagctacaCTTTCCGcactcaaacacaacaaactctcCCAGCACttctctctccaactctgtcatcaacaaaaagatgggaaaatagttAGTAGTCATTGTTGATGAGAGCAGCTTGTGAAACTGTGGCTCATGTAGTTACAGTACAGAGACAAATTACACCAGTCTCACTAATGCACATccaaatacagacacaatatTTGAGTACAGTTTGGTAGGGTAAAtattatttatactgtatcCTCACAGACCTGCAAATCACACACTccagtacacacagtacagtaacagtaacacatCAATACAGCTAATACAATTAATACAAAGTACCAAAGTGTAATCAAAGGTTGCAAAGATAATTAATacagaatttgaaaaaaaaaaaaaaatctgttcacTGCAAACAGTCATACTTTTTGTTCTGTTTAGTagtagtgtttttttgtttgtttgtttttttttaaatcagggatttttttttttcagtaatgttATTATAATTAAAGACAAACCCTctataattaatttattgacAAAACCACCCTGTACCTTGATCAGTAATTGTTATCTCAGGCTGACATGATAATGGCTGATcacatctttgtttgtttgtttgttttttagtttatgTGACAAATTCATTCTTACTTGtataatgcttttattttgaaggcaaaATCGTTCCACGTTTAATTTTGCTCTGGTTATTTGTAGGCGGTTTGACTGCTGCTCAGCCTGCAGAGCACCACCCGCTGGATGCAGTACTTCAGTGATGCCAGAGAGCAGAGCACCTCTACAGGGATGCAGTCTATCACAATGGTTCCCAAGCCGTGGTTCAGCTCTCCAAAGAGTTCCGCAACCAAATGACAAACAGACCAGCATCACTGTTACTTTATTTATTAGAAGTTTGTGGCCATTTGATTACCAGCAAATTAcactttattgtgttgtttgtgcatgtgcaaCAAATAAAGCACAATATTAACTTACATGATAAGACCCTGATGACGGCTCCTGCATGTTATCTAGCCTTGAGGCACTGTATTGTAGATGGGCCCTCAGTCAGTTATAAGAGTTTTACTGTTTCAGTTGATATTGTGCTCCCATGATTCATATTCCTAAATAATACATAGTACACATTGTAGACCGGTGGGCTCTGAACTCCCTGAATGTTTCACTTTTCCTGAGACCTGGTCCAATCACAACTGAGAGACAAAAACCAGACACAATGAACACAAGAAATCACATCAGCCTGAAGAAAACACACGTGCAGGTGTAAGTTCATGTCCATATGCTCGCAGAGCACCTACACGTGCACATAATTGCATAAAAGTGTGTAAATCACAAATTCAACCACCCAGCCACAATCACGCACACATGAGGGTGTCTAAGAAAACAGGCTGACAATACACCCCATTCACTGGATGGCACATTTCCACACTGAATCAGCCTCCTGCTATGCAGTTTATTTGCCCAATGCTTACTGTATGTCAGTCTTCACTGAGGGTCTAATAAAGTCACAGAGTTTAGAGGTACCACAGGAAACATGGGGTGATGAAAGACAGGTGGAAGGaatactgttttttctttcatgtgaCAGAGCTGTGTGAGGTTATCTTCAAAGAGAACTAAGATTGCTTTGCATTTGATCATGTTCAAATACTGTAGTATCATAAAatttatttaatcaattaatattccacatttccaccactgcctcatgtgttttttctgtaaaGTTTAGGAAGGTCT from Thunnus maccoyii chromosome 3, fThuMac1.1, whole genome shotgun sequence includes these protein-coding regions:
- the LOC121894557 gene encoding endothelin-3 encodes the protein MASVSSVDVGVLFLIVVTASLANGFSSSKDVSQRLEMEAVKLSTLLPGGMDDLGGGASESEVKPCSTCDPPGARRRVKRCTCYTYKDKECVYYCHLDIIWINTPEHTVPYGMSSYQGSLRMTRSAGTKRDRRGAEARRCVCALQTDSACSSFCIDSRQRRPPLATPKI